One Chlorobaculum limnaeum genomic window carries:
- a CDS encoding cation diffusion facilitator family transporter: MSSHEEKKQQVALSSVVASLLLTVMKLVVGLMTGSIGILSEAAHSAMDFGAAALTWFAVRVSDKPADEKHHYGHTKIESVSALIETGLLLLTSIWIVYEAVSRLISGTTEIEVTWYAIAVIVISIVVDISRARALKKVAKETKSQALEADALHFASDIVSSAVVLAGLGFVALGIHWADAVAGIGVAVLVARAAWELGRKTFDVLVDAAPDGLSEQIEEIVINAPGVISIHKMRIKPAGPFVFIDLTISVSRTLPQEKVQAICTGVEARLKAELPDSDITVNARPVVLDSESVTERIHAIGINHGLHAHNIVTSLSGDHKQITFDVEVDSRLTIREAHDAVTELEDELHREFNEEIDLCIHLDPLNNDERYARPIDPGNEARITAIIRQEAATIPGIHDVHAMNIHVSEHNKLCIALHCSFDDNTVLANAHTLTSRLEGLIYKALPETSRIIVHAEPVNAED, from the coding sequence ATGAGCAGCCACGAAGAGAAAAAGCAGCAGGTCGCCCTCAGTTCGGTTGTGGCGAGTCTGCTGTTGACCGTCATGAAACTCGTGGTCGGCCTCATGACCGGCAGCATCGGCATTCTTTCCGAAGCCGCTCACTCGGCGATGGATTTCGGCGCGGCGGCGCTCACCTGGTTCGCGGTCAGAGTCAGCGACAAACCCGCAGACGAGAAGCACCACTACGGCCACACCAAAATCGAAAGCGTCAGCGCCCTCATCGAAACCGGCCTGTTGCTGCTCACTTCCATCTGGATCGTCTATGAAGCCGTGTCGCGCCTCATCTCCGGCACAACGGAGATCGAGGTCACCTGGTACGCCATCGCGGTCATCGTCATCTCGATAGTGGTCGATATTTCGAGAGCGCGCGCCCTGAAAAAGGTGGCCAAAGAGACCAAAAGCCAGGCGCTCGAAGCCGATGCGCTGCACTTCGCCTCTGACATCGTCTCTTCGGCAGTGGTGCTCGCCGGACTGGGATTCGTCGCGCTCGGCATTCACTGGGCGGACGCCGTGGCGGGTATCGGCGTCGCGGTGCTTGTCGCGCGAGCCGCGTGGGAGCTGGGACGCAAAACCTTCGATGTGCTGGTGGACGCCGCGCCGGATGGACTCTCCGAACAGATCGAAGAGATCGTCATAAACGCGCCGGGTGTCATCAGCATCCACAAAATGAGGATCAAGCCTGCCGGACCGTTTGTCTTCATTGACCTCACCATTTCGGTCAGCCGCACGCTGCCGCAGGAGAAGGTTCAGGCAATTTGCACCGGAGTCGAAGCGCGGCTGAAAGCGGAGCTTCCCGACAGCGACATCACGGTCAACGCACGCCCGGTGGTGCTCGACAGCGAAAGCGTCACCGAGCGGATTCACGCCATCGGCATAAACCATGGCCTGCACGCCCACAACATCGTCACCTCGCTTTCCGGAGACCACAAGCAGATCACCTTCGACGTCGAGGTTGACAGCCGCCTGACAATCCGCGAAGCGCACGACGCCGTGACGGAGCTTGAAGATGAGCTGCACCGCGAATTCAACGAAGAGATCGATCTCTGCATTCACCTCGACCCGCTCAACAACGACGAACGCTACGCCCGGCCAATCGATCCCGGCAACGAAGCGCGAATCACCGCCATCATCCGGCAGGAAGCCGCAACCATCCCCGGCATCCATGACGTTCACGCCATGAATATCCACGTCTCGGAGCACAACAAACTCTGCATCGCCCTGCATTGCAGCTTCGACGACAACACCGTGCTCGCCAACGCCCACACCCTCACCAGCCGCCTCGAAGGCCTGATCTACAAGGCCCTTCCCGAAACCTCACGAATCATCGTCCACGCCGAACCGGTGAATGCGGAGGATTGA